One window from the genome of Hydractinia symbiolongicarpus strain clone_291-10 chromosome 1, HSymV2.1, whole genome shotgun sequence encodes:
- the LOC130636053 gene encoding protein JTB-like, with amino-acid sequence MVSLAFFSKNGNLMKIFGIIIILALLLLLFKGFSYAVPAISPAGSDYRRSSVNKNLTCRGDFVAKSKCRSCTKLEQELKKDICSATGNIEEIKCKSSTLYLSCPFAVMEEAKKFWIFQACAIGVAILSNILVWWRRQSLDSVTYQRLKRQISDIGV; translated from the exons ATGGTTTCTTTAGCATTTTTTTCAAAGAATGGTAACCTGATGAA aatattTGGAATTATCATTATTCTAgcattgttgttattattgttcaaAGGCTTTTCGTATGCTGTCCCTGCGATTTCTCCGGCTGGTTCGGATTATCGGAGATCTTCAGTCAACAAAAACTTAACTTGCAGGGGAGACTTTGTCGCAAAATCGAAATGTCGTTCCTGCACAAAGCTAGAACAG GagttaaaaaaagatatttgcTCTGCAACAGGAAATATTGAAGAAATAAAATGCAAATCATCTACACTCTATCTCAG CTGTCCTTTTGCTGTTATGGAAGAAGCAAAAAAGTTTTGGATTTTTCAG GCTTGTGCGATTGGTGTTGCAATCCTTTCAAATATTCTTGTGTGGTGGAGGCGTCAATCTCTTGACTCGGTCACATACCAGAGACTAAAACGGCAAATATCTGATATTGGTGTGTAA
- the LOC130615972 gene encoding degenerin mec-10-like translates to MYLQKETSSKVFLQEEKSLKFPEVLICNLNPIKDKMIEKFLRQGNEAHVELFKKNWSSLEYLHYALVRKIGLDSFQSNYSNNMRVRCDWMGKNCSYLAENYFDIYHGNCINLNLDKLNIEVTNKGLHQSAKLSIEAPYSSKFHEYNISHFRGIQILIQETETLYYPFADGYTLSAGFRHNIALKKSLIKRIDRFGNNTCMKESWVKEKSFSFELPESLFFHDKFFCQELCTIDDEVKQCGCSKTAEILLVNASLLCKINNTCIHNVNYDAKCLHQCTPPCYETNYNLDISSYIANDYQSSNSMDIVNLQIFYRDMRTEIWEETQKFGLLHYICEIGGLLGLLSGYSAITLCEVAGLLFTLCGYCAVNCNRKTRKTSNNMQTEKIPDESMPDEKIPDECE, encoded by the coding sequence ATGTATTTACAGAAAGAAACTTCAAGCAAGGTGTTTTTGCAAGAAGAAAAGTCACTAAAGTTTCCTGAGGTTCTTATTTGCAATCTGAACCCAATTAAAGACAAAATGATCGAAAAGTTTTTACGACAAGGAAATGAAGCTCATGTAGAACTCTTTAAGAAGAATTGGTCAAGTCTGGAGTACCTTCATTACGCGTTAGTGCGAAAAATAGGACTTGATTCTTTTCAAAGTAACTACTCTAACAATATGAGAGTCAGATGTGACTGGATGGGCAAAAATTGTTCCTACCTTGCTGAGAATTACTTTGATATTTATCATGGCAACTGTATCAATCTTAACCTTGACAAATTGAACATTGAAGTGACAAATAAAGGACTGCATCAAAGTGCTAAACTCTCAATAGAAGCTCCCTACAGTTCTAAATTTCACGAGTATAACATCAGTCATTTTCGTGGTATTCAAATCCTTATCCaagaaactgagacgttgtaTTATCCTTTTGCAGATGGGTACACCTTATCGGCTGGATTTAGACACAATATCGCCTTAAAGAAAAGCCTTATTAAAAGAATCGATCGTTTCGGTAACAACACTTGCATGAAAGAAAGCTGGGTAAAAGAAAAATCATTCAGTTTTGAACTTCCGGAATCATTGTTTTTTcacgataaatttttttgtcaagaACTTTGCACCATAGATGATGAAGTTAAACAGTGCGGTTGTTCGAAGACGGCGGAAATTTTATTGGTAAATGCAAGTCTTCtttgcaaaataaacaatacATGCATACATAATGTCAACTATGACGCAAAATGCCTTCATCAATGTACTCCGCCCTGTTATGAAACAAATTACAATCTCGACATATCAAGTTACATAGCTAATGATTATCAATCAAGCAATTCGATGGACATtgtaaatttacaaattttctaCCGAGATATGAGGACAGAAATTTGGGAAGAAACTCAAAAATTTGGTCTCTTGCATTATATCTGTGAAATTGGTGGTCTTCTTGGTTTGTTATCTGGTTATTCCGCTATTACCTTGTGTGAAGTTGCAGGTCTACTGTTTACTCTTTGTGGTTATTGTGCGGTTAATTGTAATAGAAAAACTCGTAAAACTAGTAATAATATGCAAACTGAGAAGATACCTGATGAGAGTATGCCTGATGAGAAGATACCTGATGAGTGTGAATAA